The following is a genomic window from Mya arenaria isolate MELC-2E11 chromosome 4, ASM2691426v1.
ATATTTTCGTTTTTACATTTCTGTTCAATTACAATAGCACGTCTCTTTCTtcgtttttgtttgtctttaccATAGTCTAAACTACTTTCCTTTTCATGATTACCATCAAGTTTCTCATCACTGACGAGGATCTTATTGCCTTCCATTTCAAGTCCAATCGGAGGCATTGTTAATCTATCAGCACATGAGTCGGTACCAACTGGTTTTACTGTATCAACAGGCACAACTGTCTGGATATCTGAATAACATTCAGTAGTCAGTGCAATATCAGAGTCTGATTTACATGTAGCAGTTGGAAGATTATCTGTGACCATATTAATAGAGTCATCTGTAGTAAGATCATTATCAAACCCAAGTTCAGAAGCTGGGCCATTGTCAATGATCATATCAGTAGATTCTTCTACAACATTCCTCCCAGCCATTTCAAATGTTTCACTGTTAACACCAGTTTGTGTTTTACCTGCATCTTCAGTCTCCCTTTGAACATCTTCAAACACTTTTTCCATCACTGGATGGTTTAAAACTGCTTCAGATGAGTCAATGTCACTTTCACTTTTTGATTTAACAGTATTAGTCTTCACTTTACATGTATCTTGCTGAATTTCAGAAGTGTCATTGTTAAATACCTTGCTTACAGCATTAAATGTGTCCATGAATACCTTTCTGCCTTTATTCTTCTTAGTTGACCCTAACAATACTGAGTCTACACTGTGTCGTCTTCCTTTCTCCACTTTCTTCTCACCTTTATTACTTTCAGTAccttcatttacatttttagaTGTAGGGGTATGAATGTTTTGTTCAACAGCATTGCAAACAACTTCAGGCAAGTGTGGTGATTCCATGGTGAAAAGGTGTTGTAAGGGACTCATTGCATCATTAAACTTCTCTTTACAACTGTCAACTTTCAACTTCGGAGATTcacttacatttaaaatattactggTGTCTAATGTTGCACCAGTAAGGTAGGAAGGACTTGTTTTCACAAAATTCACGACTTTCCCAGCAAATACCTTACAAAGGGACATAAATCCGGGAGATTCTTTCTCAGGATGATCTTTGTCCACTGGAGTCACATTCAAACTTGTCTCATTATTTTCTTTGTCAGATAAGCTCAGGTCGGAATTATTACCCAAGTGCTGTTTGCTAGTCTCCCTTTCAACAGACTCTTCACTAGCATTTCTTTTTTCTACATCTTGTTCTGAATCATTACTTTCATTTaatagtttcttttttattggaCTTAAATTATCATATGACtcatttctattttcagtaaccCGATTGgtatcaatgtttttattttgattctTATATGAATCAGACAAGCCTGGACTGGCAGCAATGGCATGatcaagttcaaggtcatatCCTGGAGAAACAGGGAAGTCTGGAGACATTGAGGCAGGTGAGGGCCTAGATGTAAGTGAAATGTCCTGCTCAGTTCGTGGCGtagatatttttatttctattggtAATGAAGAACTGGTTACTTTTCGTCCTACTGAGCTACATGGACTGGTTACTTTTCCATCCAGAGAGCTCCATGGACTGGTAGCTTCTTTTCGTCCTGGTGAGCTACATTTACTTGTTGATGGATTTGTAGCACTATTGACCGGTACACAGTTATCAGTGAAGCCTCTTTTATGGTCAGAGTCTTTTGTGTTACTGAATGATTCAGACAAACTTTGCTGCAAATAAGATTCTGTGTTCACCCTATCACTGTCCTGGCCATTCTCCACTCCAGCTCGCCCATCTGCTAACTCATCCAATGCCCTTCCTGGTGCTCGGACCAACATACTGGACCTGCGTCGTCGCTTCTTTACCATCGGTGATGCTTGTTCCATCCACACACTCCCATACACATTTTCTGGCTCCTTACTGCTTTCTAAGACATGAAAATGTTGCATAAGTTTTATGGGTGTAATTAAAAGAGGATTCATTAATAAAGCATTGTTTGGGCTATAAAACAAGTTAGTCAATGcgaaatttataaattaatagaCATGAccaattattaattatacattcaataaaaatatagcaTTACAGGGTGTGCAAAATCGGTCGCAACTGTTTGTATTTCACCagatatttcacttttttccattttttaagagaataatttacaaaaccattttcaaacatatgtgtatgtttgaattTGAAACGAAAACGATTCCCTAAAACATCATGAATATTAAACCAATACGATTTTGTATAAAGTTTACCATAACATAATTGATTAAATAGGAATAAGAGCAATTTTTACTTTACTCTGGGCTTATTGCTCAGGGCCTTCAAACCTACCCTCAACTTCATTGTTATCAGGCTGTCCTTGTGGGTTTGGAGCAGCAATGTCCGACTGACGCCTCAGGAAGCGCACAGAGCGTCTCCTATGCTTCCTCCTTCCTGTTTCCTCTATGTTTATTTCTGACATGATGCAACCTCTAGCAAAGtctgaaataaatcattttaatggatTTGATGCTTATTTTGTGCAAACTACTTTTGCagttacatggtaaaatattattataaccgtttattaaaaatttatctatttcaaacatcaaATACTTCTCCAAAtgatatacaattttaatattttataaaacatccAGTTTTATCATCAACCTGTTAAGAATTATAAGGATTAGAAAAATCCCGTTTAAAGCATcgattattttatgtttggtataaaagactggcAGGTGGGGACCAATTCAAGACCAACGGAAGTTTTTGTACCGGTCCGGAAATCGTTCCTTAAGACTTCAGAATTTcaattaggcctaaaaaaaataatgtttggtaagggttacatccttttcaaaaataggtagggtaggtaggctgtttattctttttttttattattaggctttatataagaatatcattttcatcattggagaatggtgttaaagttatcttctgtataagcatttaaggtttaaactacaaattgaaaagcaataaaaaaaaaacggaaaaaaaataaaaataaataaataataatttgtttttcattttttttttcaaactgactataaaaacggtagggtcggcgtctattccgtaggtagggtcgggtaacccgaaccaaatgtattttttttttaggtcTTGGGTGTAAAGGACTGGCCTGACCAGACCAAATCATGATAATATcttcaaacaacaataaacaacagcttattacatatatgtattaattacATAATACATAAGCTACATATAATACTTGATGGTGTTTGGATAGACACCCTTTGAACAATATactcatttaaaagaaaaaatacagaGAAAGGTACattaacaagagccgtcgtaagacagtgactcgactacgccgctttgacttagaatacaataacttataaaaataccaagtttggtctctttatgtcaaacctaactaaaattatttgatacataaggtgactttgatgctgccctcccaccagcccgcccaaacaatgacgcaagtcattcaaataacttgatttcccattatgaaaatgtggttaagaatattcaaatatgtctttcaaaggaaattaaaaaaaaataataaaaaaattcaagggccataatttgtatttaggcttaaaacggagttatgtttcttgttgtaagatggtcgtaaataattttgaattttattaagtgcatttaatgaacgttttttttttgttaaaatcccaacttgcccttaacttttacttgcctaaaactttaacctaagtcaatcaggggccataacttgtattaaggatatggagttatgtaacctcattgggtgatggtcctgaacaattgtgtgaagtattaagtcaattgaatgaagggtatagaagttattaaacaatatcccaacctgccctaaaactttaacctaagttccatagtcaatcaggggccataatttgtataaaagatcatatagagttatctaacctcattatcaTATGtaatggctctgaacatctgtgtgaagcattaagacaattgaatgaaaggtattgaagttttaagtgaaaatcccaacttgccctaaaactttaacctgccctaaaacttaaacctaagtcaatcaggggccataacttgtatttaggataatatggagttatgtaacctcattgtgggatggtcctgaacaactgtgtgcaGTATTAAGTCAACTGAACAAAGgctatagaagttattaataaatattccaacttgccctaaaactttaacctaagttccatagtcaatcaggggccataatctgtgtaaagaataatatggagttatctaacctcatcatgtgatggccctgaacaactgtgtgaagtattaagtcaattgaatgtagggtattggacttataagtaaaaatcccaacttgccctaaaactttaaccggacgctgacgccgacgctggggtgagtagtcgagctaaaaatagctCAAATTATTCAGGGACCAATAACAAACCTTCTCCCAGAGTAAATGTACGAGTCAAACAATAAGCAATTACACTTTTGATGCAAATGACTTTACTTTATTTCACAGAACCACTATgttaaaaaatagtaataatcgTTTGAATTTGTCtcttttgtacatttaatttttgtaaTCATTATCTGAAACTGATGTTTGATCAGAAGTAATTAGTAGACATGAAACGGACAACATTTAAGTGTTGCACAAGATTAAGATGTATTCTttacaaattttgttttgaaataataaaataatgcccttcacaaaacaatacattttttcatattttaatacacCTTCCAgattagtccaaataattgtacgttaacagatttttttacaatttttgatatggcaaatccttaaAGTACAAATTGtcttgtaccaaaagtgggttaTTATTCCGATAAGAATTCCTgattaaagcatattgcgtctataaaatatcataaaaacaagaaatattaccaaataatgttattttatattagttccatacacaaaaaataaatatccaaagaattattatgagtttgatgtgtttttcttcatttcatactgtcaaaacgtaacgatatatacatgaagggtacctgcaaggctgcgtttcacagttttacaacaatggGAACACTtcagccatggccgagttgtaaaGACTGTTTATCTCGAAACTTGCTGAAGATGGCCTAGTTGTTacacttggcataattgttgtctgtgtcagccaagtttcgttttattggaaaggtaattcCTGAATTTTAATGTATCTAATGcttattttgtgcaaaatatctttgtacttatatggtaaaatattaatataaacctttattatctatttcaaacataaatacttaatatcagtggtcgaaattagcacaagcccgcaagccctgcactgataAAATGACacccgggcttgctcaaattctgaattttatatagcagggcttgttcaaaaatatgattccatgcaatagttATCaaaattcgggcttgttcatccaaaagtctaatttcgatgattgtaaggccagagtttttttatctttagatttacgggagatttttcaaaaagttgggtaaggaggaggaaataaaaataaaaataaaatgcataaaatgtcccaaaggaaaaataaataaaaataaaacggatttttctccgattttttttattttctaaatcttcttatatcatgaagacaaaacacaccttacttgtgtcagctatttcataggctgaaaagagagtgatagatcaccataaagtttcaaaagcataattaaaagatccttttaatgactgaaaatattgacctcaacactgtgagttcaagtgctcattgaaattaattgtatgtatttgttcgaatgcatatgaggtgcatatattatcaacccatggattttatgaaacatgtcagtgtaatacagaagtttaaatggccaattttctgcccacaatataagcatatcctttccattgtgaagtaatcaaacattgaacacagtttcagaCACAGTATAATaagtttttctgtctttaacgaaatagcacCGTGACAATTGACTgtgatgtggtttttatatagaaaatataaccaaaaaaagtagaagacctgatggaaattcctcttcacttcaaagtttgacagggcttacggatacacagacagtcaaaatctacatttatgtacttcaccaaagaaaattcgggagcattaagataaattttacaagtgttatatgtttcaaaaaaccaggtctaagaactgattttagaatcagtcctgaaaaatatcattctaattccagctatgcccgttggcaataaacaacggataagtttgacttcttgcactgactgccagatatcttatgttcagatttttctgttttatcggaaacacacactatgttattattacatcattttcagtattctataacgatttaattctaaatcattattaaactaattaacaactacgaatatcacgataccttgtgtttttctcttcaaatatgtgatcgtgaagcagtgtgttcaatgctctccagagtcaaattcagaaaaaaatatccattttgactatgatgaacacgatatcgAGTGTTAGAAACTCAGATAAATTACAATCTTATGTTGGTTTTAAACACGATTTTGTCATTGAAAAATACTTGtcttgtataaataataacaaattacgGATGTGTTTAACTAGATTTAGATGTTCAGCACACTGTCTTAATATTGAAGAAGGGAGATATAGGAATATTAATCGTGAAGATAGAAAATGTGTACATTGCAATAtgaatgttgttgaaaatgagtatcattttcttttgatatgcccaaaGTATAGAGACCTTCGTGTCAAATATTTACCAAGATATTATTGCCAATGGCCAAACATGACCAAATTTAATACTTTGTTAAGTACTGACAATGTTAAGCTGTTAAATAACATAGCAACATATATATATCGTTTGCTACAGATAGAAGAAATGCTTAATTGTATAAATTCTATTATACcatgatattataaaacatacttttctcTTTTGATGTTATACTGATATCATTAAATGCCAtcttgtatatatgtttttggcaatgttcaatttgaataatgctaataaaattttgacttgacttttttgatatcattttgcagtttgtgtttgtcagaagctatacatttttgcgctgtaatccaattcatccttgttaatatacgacgtgcgccaacgacttttaatagacaatacaacccacgaatttctgactccttattttgaccggaagtttcgcaatcattccacgaaacgcgaacaacatactgaatctacaaaaaaaatcacaataaacatgCTCTAAATTCaccacggtttgatttaaataatgaaacataaacatcggaacgtttttgtagtaaaacatttctatatagctgcagaaattgtgagaaataaggggtatgacaaaaagtactttcacttttgacaggacgttgttatggtaacgggtacctgttctgtttccctgcgtatttccgactggtttacgtggtttgtgcggtaaaaagaccgataatgaatgacaattggtacacaagttggttctgagatatgggttatagaacactaattttattttttccttaaCATTGGAGCATtgttcgtcggaaaaaataaaaataaaactacgaaaatgaattttatttttatttgggttttgcaatatttaggtacggcgctcccgtaaatctaaagatataaaaactctggcctaatataatttcaatatttttcaaaacccccCTGTTTTAGCACAAACCTGTTTGgacattagggattggaagaatcacTTATAATAACATGTCTTATAATCTTAAGACTACTTCCAGATTGGCAAGTCTTTAAAACCAGACCTTCTTTTCCGGATTGGTACAGAGATTTCAGTTGGTCCGGAATTAGTCCAGTCtggccagtcttttataccaaACCATATTTTATACTCAGGGGGCCATTCTATTGTTCCAGCAGTCCTGAAGCAGTGGAACTTGACCACCAGATGGTTTATCTTCAGGAATTTGAAAGTAATTATATCTGAACAGAGTTATAAtggtgtttcatttttaaatgtttatagtttTTAAATCAAAGCAAAACCTCAGTTACTAACGAAATACACACGCAGgatgtgtttttgtttcattttaaaataatagaaCGCGAAAACATATGACATTTCAGACATTACCTTACATCGTTACTCTATTTACACAATCCTGAACTGTGCAACCGGTAATTGACCTGATCCAATGTGTGTGATGTATTTATAGTTTCGTCATTGTTcagaatataataataaaaccttCGGTTCAAGAGATGTAAAtcaaatttcttttgaaaagttgttgttgttgattaagGATCTAGCCAAGACGGCGCAAAACTAAAACGGTTTGAATCGCAATATATGATATACAGATGATCTCCCCTTAAAAAAGTCTGCAAAATgtggtatttttaaaaataaatgtgtgtgtgtgcgtgcgtgcgtgcgtgcgtgttgcgtgcgtgcgtgcgcacgtgtgtgtgtaaaatatataagtgtCAAGATACGATAATCTTTATTTAACGACGGTTACATTCAAACACAGTAATATAAGAGCTATAAGCTATTGTTCGACAAAACTATCAAAGATTAtccaataacaaacaaacaagcatCCTGGAAACAGGagtgttgatttaaaaaaatatatatatatatgcaaaaactACAGTATGACTAAAGAcaaagataagataagataagataagataagataagatttatttaaagtcggcaAGACAGATATACAGACAACATAAGCTCTGATGAGCTTTTATAACCGactatttaacaaattatatggataaaatatataaattaagcaGCTacaaaagagtaaaacattaacat
Proteins encoded in this region:
- the LOC128232967 gene encoding uncharacterized protein LOC128232967, which encodes MSEINIEETGRRKHRRRSVRFLRRQSDIAAPNPQGQPDNNEVEESSKEPENVYGSVWMEQASPMVKKRRRRSSMLVRAPGRALDELADGRAGVENGQDSDRVNTESYLQQSLSESFSNTKDSDHKRGFTDNCVPVNSATNPSTSKCSSPGRKEATSPWSSLDGKVTSPCSSVGRKVTSSSLPIEIKISTPRTEQDISLTSRPSPASMSPDFPVSPGYDLELDHAIAASPGLSDSYKNQNKNIDTNRVTENRNESYDNLSPIKKKLLNESNDSEQDVEKRNASEESVERETSKQHLGNNSDLSLSDKENNETSLNVTPVDKDHPEKESPGFMSLCKVFAGKVVNFVKTSPSYLTGATLDTSNILNVSESPKLKVDSCKEKFNDAMSPLQHLFTMESPHLPEVVCNAVEQNIHTPTSKNVNEGTESNKGEKKVEKGRRHSVDSVLLGSTKKNKGRKVFMDTFNAVSKVFNNDTSEIQQDTCKVKTNTVKSKSESDIDSSEAVLNHPVMEKVFEDVQRETEDAGKTQTGVNSETFEMAGRNVVEESTDMIIDNGPASELGFDNDLTTDDSINMVTDNLPTATCKSDSDIALTTECYSDIQTVVPVDTVKPVGTDSCADRLTMPPIGLEMEGNKILVSDEKLDGNHEKESSLDYGKDKQKRRKRRAIVIEQKCKNENMEKCQTSIPKLSDLANKKVDEFQLQAKFSVGVRENGSKTTKRKKSGKFDPRKADDKNSATDHTDGMQVLEEKSRGKPKNRRRSFGFVNLNFETIAQSKDLKQFDSCKEDNKDSATDHTDGIQVLEEKSRGRPKSRRRSFGVVDINFDTSAKSKGLKQTACDSITDDIVSKSDVTNRLTENELAVGIEGLDLENRGNIEKTSIRKKRRSLKIEKLDKIEESEEKVEILETQANKPTKKPRGRPRKSIGPFTSNSSSPKVSENSGYLEKITEEISQVSLVDNSAVTSGNKTSDEPPVRMTIESLELPDDLPAPRKKRRRSAEAAQLKLQMFVEECEQSPQRDEAKGLFSEFKTGRKRKHVEESHEEIEKIYRNKNFVKPEEQKPWHTILEAPDKTGDFFGKKKILRHINFEKPTQMKLRRRLQKAVKNGWDPKKKQKSRLNDDFVSEKLDNLWSELDSEGSESLVEKLKSIVDTE